A stretch of DNA from Parvularcula bermudensis HTCC2503:
TATGATCCCCGATAAGGTTAGCCTCGATCTGGCTCTCTTTTTGCCCATCTACGGGTGGCTGCTGCTTATCATCTGGGCCCGGTATGTGTTCATGGCGGGGATCGTACACAAAAGCCTCTGGCGCCCGGATGCAACGGTCAGGACGGGCAGCGCGCTCACGGGACGGGCGCCCGGCGCGGCGGCGATGTGGCGGGAAGCGAAGACGTCAATCGGGGTCTCGCTCATCTATGCGCTGCCCGCGGCGGTCCTCTTCTTTCTCTTCGAGCAGGGCGGAACGGCGCTGACCAGAGAGATCGGCGGCCTCGGCGACCTGTTCTGGCAACCGGTGGCGCTCATCCTCTACCTCGTGCTCCACGACACCTATTTTTACTGGACCCATCGGGCCATGCATCATCCGCGTTTGTATAAGGCGACCCACCACACCCATCACATGTCAAAGCAGCCGACAGCCTGGGCCTCGTTCTGCTTTTCACCGGCGGAGGCGCTGATCGGGGCGGTGATCGTCCCGGCCCTTGCCTTCGTGATCCCGATCCATGTCGCCACCTTTCTGCTTCTGTTGAGCCTGATGACCTTCAGTGCGGTGATGAACCACGCAGGCGTGGAGGTCTGGCCGCGGCGGTTCCTGGATGGGCCGATCGGTCGCCATCTCATCACGGCTCGGCACCACAACCTCCATCACACGAAGTTCCAGCGCAATTTCGGTCTCTATTTTCGGTGGTGGGACCGCCTGATGGGGACGGACAGTCTGGAGGGGGACCCCGTCAGCGAGGCGGGACGCGATAAGATGGCGGTTCGGGTGCCGGCAAACGCGCCGCTCTAAGCGGACTTATTCAAACAGGCTCGAGACGCTTTCCTCATTCGCGATCCGCCGGATGGCTTCGGCTAACAGGCGGGCAACGCTGATCGTCTTGATCTTTTCCGATTGCGCCTTGCGCGCTTGGTTGCCGATGGAATCCGTCACCACCAGCCGATGAAGATTGGTCGCCTTATTGATCCGGGCGACGGCCTCGCCGGAGAGCACGCCATGGCTCACATAGGCTGAGACGCTCGCGGCACCTTGCTTTGTTAGGGCATCGGCGGCGTTGACCAGCGTGCCGCCCGAATCGACGATATCGTCGAACATGATGCAGTGGCGTCCGTCCACTTCGCCGATAATGTTCATCACCTCAGCCTCCCCGGGGGCGAGGCGCCGCTTGTCGACGATCGCGAGGTCAACATCGCCCAGCCGCCGCGCGAGAGTGCGTGCCCGCACCACCCCGCCGACATCGGGCGAGACGACGCACAGATCGCTGAGGTCGGGGCCGAAGGTCTGGCGGATTTCGTCCTCCATCACCGTCACGGCGTAGAGATTGTCCGTAGGGATATCGAAAAAGCCCTGGAGCTGACCGGCATGGAGGTCGACGGTCAACACGCGATCGGCACCGGCTGTGGTAATCAGGTTCGCCACCAATTTGGCACTGATCGGGGTTCTCGGCCCGGCTTTCCGATCCTGACGCGCATAGCCAAAATAGGGGATCACCGCCGTGATGCGACTGGCGCTGGCGCGCGACAGGGCATCGATCATGATCAGCAATTCCATCAGGTGCTTGTTGGCCGGTTCCGAGGTCGATTGGACGACAAACACATCCTCTCCCCGGACATTCTCGCCGATTTCGACGCGCACCTCCCCATCGTTGAAGCTCTTTACCAGGGCCTGGGCGAGGGGCACATCGAGGGTCTTGCCAATGGCTTCGGCGAGGTCGGGGGTCGCGTTACCTGCGAGGATCTTCATACCGGCGCTCCGCTAGGATGTGACAAGCCCATGACGTTGCGGCGCCGAACTTTCAAGTCCGCCCCGCGACAATGGCCGACATATTTCGCCCGAACTGCGCCTGTCCCGCTTGCTGCGCGGCCCGATAGCTGAACCAGCGATCGGCATGGGTGAGGGTACAGGCCCCGACAATGTCGATTTGCGCGGTCACCACCCCCGCATCGGCCAGCCGATCGAGGGCAAAGCCGACATGGTCATAGGTATATTTTCCCGAAACTGCCCGCGGGACGAGGTGACGCGCGGCCTTGGGGTCGGCGGCCAGGACAAGATCGGCGAGGTCCTGCCCGGCTTCAAAGGCCGGCGCCCTCAGACAGGGGCCGATGGCGCCGACGATCCTCTCGCGGACCGCCCCTTTCTCGGCCATCACATCAATGGCCGCCCCGATGATCCCCGCAAGGCTGCCGCGCCATCCGGCGTGGATGGCGGCGACGAGGCCCGTGCCGGGGGCGGCGAGAAGGAGGGGGAGGCAGTCGGCGGCGAGGACCCCAACGGCAAGGCCTGGGCAGTCGGACACAAGGGCATCGCCTTCCCTGACCGGGGCGTCGGGGGCGGGGGCCGTCGGCACGAATACAGCCTTTGCGGAATGGGTTTGCTTGAGGGTCACAAGGGCTGTGGCGCCTAACGCTGAGCGCACACGCTCTCGGTTGGACTGCACCGCGTCTTCACGATCGCCGCTGCCATAACCGGTGTTGAGACGGTCAAAGGGGGGCGTGCTGACCCCGCCCTCCCGGCCGAAAAAGCCGTGGGGGCGGTCTTTGAGACGATCAGAGCGAACAAAGGGTAGAGGGTCGGTCATGCCATCCCCGGCGGAACCGGGCTCCCTGGGCTCGTCAGGCACAGGACCTGGAACAGGGTGCCCATCTGATCCTGGCCCACCAGGCGCTCGACTTGCTGTGCGATCGCCGCCTTCGCTGCGGGGTTCGCCCCTGCCAATTGGTCGGCCCGCGCGGGCAGCCCCAGCGCCGTCAGGAAGCGGCTTTGCGAGATCGGGCCATAGACGCCGAGGCCGCCCCGGCGAGCGGTGTCGGCAAGGGCCGCAAAGTTCACATGGGCGGTCAGATCCGCCTCCCCCGGCAGGGCCAGGGGATGGTGGAACTGGTGATTTTTGACCGCTTGAAACGTATCCCCGCTGCCCCTGCGCCCCGCCCCGTAATCGATGATCAGCACCAGCCCCGGCGCTGCGGTCAGGCGCGGGATCAGGACCTCGATGAGGGCGTGGGCCGGGGCGCAGGTCTCGACTATTTCCTCGGGGGGGCCATGGGCGGCGGCGCCGGGGGGCGGAGAATACGTCTCTTCGGAGAGGCAATAGGCGAGTTGCCCCGGCATCTCCCCGGTGGTGACGAGCCGTTCCCGGAACAAAGGCCCCGTCCCTGCCCGGACGAATTGCCTGATCGGGAGGCAGTCGAAAAATTCATTGGCGATGAGCAGCAGCGGCCCCGAAGGAAGAGCGGCGGCGTCCTCGATCCACCGGAGGGGCAGGGGGGGCGAGGACAGGGTTTCCCGTTGGCGGGAACGCAAGACTGGTGAGGTCTCAAGGAGAACGGCCTCGGCGGCCTCGAGAAAGTCGGGCCGTAGCTTGGCGACCCGCAGCATATCGGCCATCAAGGTGCCGCGTCCCGGCCCGAACTCCGCCAAGGTGACCGGCCGGGGGGCCGCCATGGCGGCCCAACTTGCCAACAGAAAGCCGCCGATCATCTCGCCGAATAACTGGCTGATCTCGGGGGCGGTGGTGAAATCTCCCTCAGCCCCCAAGGGATCGCGGGTCATATAATAGCCAAACTCAGGATGGCCGAGGGCCTCGGCCATGTAGGCGCCCACGGAAAGCGGGCCCTCTTTGTCGATTCGCTTCGCAAGGAGAGGCGCAAGCGGTGTGGGGGTCACACAGACGCCCCCCCGCGGTGCCGCGTCGACCACCAGAAGAGCCACGCCCCGGCCAGGACCATGGGAAGGGAGAGCATCATGCCGCGCGTCAGAAATCCGATCGGTCCGGCAAAGTCATACGTGTCGGGCTCACGGAAGAATTCGACGAAAAACCGCGCCGCGCCGTAGCCTGAGAGGAAGAGGGCAATGGTGGCGCCGGGAAAGCGGAGGAGGCCGAACCGGGTGACGGCGACCCTTAGAATGACGAACAAGACGAGACCTTCGAGCGCCGCCTCATAGAGCTGGCTGGGGTGCCGGGGAACGGCATCGGCGGCGTAGCGCCATTGCTCCGCCAGAGGATCGTAGTGGGACGGAAATGTCACCGCCCAGGGAACATCGCTCGGCCGACCGTATAGCTCCGCATTGATGAAATTGGCGATACGACCGAAAAAAAGACCGATTGGTGCCGCGGCAGCGAAGAGGTCGCCAAGGGCAAGGGGGGAGACTTTTTCCTTGCGGGCGAAATAAACGGTTGCAGCGGCAACCCCTAAGGCCCCGCCGTGAAAGGACATGCCCCCCTGCCAGATCGCCAGGGCCGGCGGGAACGGCAGAAAGCCCAAGACCGGCTCCCACGGTGCCCACAGCAATTCGGGCCGATAGAACAGGACAAAGCCAAGGCGACCCCCGAAGATGATGCCGAGGGTGACGTAAAAGAGGACGTCGTCGAGCTGGTCGTTCCCGATCGGCGGCTGGGGGTGGCGCGATTTCGGCCCTTGCCAGAGTTGGGGCTTGCCGAGGAGATGCCGCAGATACATCCAGCCCAGCACAATTCCTGCAATATAGGCGAGGGCGTACCAGCGGATCTGCAGCGGCCCCAGACTGAAAAAGACTGGGTCAATATTAGGATAGGGCATGGGAGGAACGACCCGCTGCAACTTGCACCCTCGCCCTTTACCGCCGCCTTCGCAAAGCGCAAAAGGCCATATCGCGTTCGAGCCGACAGGAGATCCAAATTATGCAAACCAAGAACCCTGTGCTCGATGGTTTGGCCAAAGCGGTCTCTGAAGCGGCGGGAATGGCCGACGGGGTCCGTCGGGAGGCCGAGACGGTGATGCATTCCCAATTGCAGCGGTTTCTCGCCGAGAACGATCTCGTCACCCGCGAGGAGTTCGAGGCGGTGCAGGAGATGGCGGCCAAGGCGCTCGACGAGCTCGAAACCGTCAAAGCCGAGCTGGCGAGTCTGAAAAGCGGCGCCTGATCAATTTTCCCCCATTCTCGTCGCAGAGCTTGGTGGGCCCGACGAGTCAGGTCCAAGTCGGCACTGCGCCGACCCGGGCTAGATCGTCCCAGTGTGGAGTGTGAATCATGAGCGAATTCGCAATTGCCGAAGATCCGATGAGTGCAGATCCCCTCGATACGGTGGAAATCTTCTGCCGGCGGGCGGATATGGATGCCGAACGGATCGATGATACCGAACTGCATATCAGCCTCTCCGGCTCGTGGCGGGAAGTTGGTATTTGGTTTGGGTGGCGGATGGATGCCCAAATGCTGCAAATCGGGGCGCCCCTCGAATTGAAGGTGCCCGAGGCGCGCCGCGACGAGGTCTGTCGCCTGTTGACCCTGGTCAATGAGCGGTTGTGGCTCGGCCATTTCGATCTCGATGGGGAGATCGGGCTCATCTATCGGAACACCACCGTCCTGCCGATCGCCCAGGGGCTCGACGATTGCCAGGCGGAAATTCTGGTGCGCGCGGCCCTCGATGCCTTCGACCGGTTCTTTCCGGCGTTCAATTTCGTCGTCTGGGGCGGTGAAACGGCCGACAAGGCGTTTTCGAGCGCCATTTGCGAGACGGCGGGCAACGCCTGAGACGATGCCGGTTGGGGCCTTGTGGTTTCCGGCCCGCCGCCCTTAAGGCGGGGCCATGACCAATAAACTCTCTCTCCTGCTCGTCGGCGCCGGTAATATGGGCGGCGCTCTTTTCACTTCTTGGGTCGAGAAAGGCGTCCTTGACCCGGCACGGTCGGCGATCTCCGACCCCAATCCGTCCGATGCCGTCATTGCCCTTGCCGAAAAAGCGGGCATCGCCATCAATCCCGAAGACGATCAACCCTATGAGGTGTGTGTGCTCGGGATAAAACCGCAGCTCTTTGGCGCCGTCCTGCCCGATCTGCAGTTTGGCGGCATGAATGACGCCCTCTTTATTTCCATGGCGGCTGGGACGAGCCTTGGGGAAATCGGCAAGCTCCTTAAGGGGCAGGCGCCCAATGCCCGTCTTGTGCGGACGATGCCCAATCTGCCCGCCGCCATCGGCGAAGGCATGTCGCTGCTTTGCGCGGGCGAGGGCGTAACTGACAAGGACAAGGCCGCCGCGACCGCCCTCATGGAGGCCGCTGGGCAGGTCGTTTGGACCAAGACAGAAGACGATGTCGACCGGTTGACCGGTGTGTCGGGCAGTGGGCCGGGCTTTGTGCTCTATGTGGTCGAAGCCTTCGAGGCGGCGGCCAAAGCGCAAGGGGCGAGCGACAGCGATGCGCGCTTACTGGCCGAACAGACGATCATTGGTACCGCGCTCCATCTCTCGCGGGATGGTCGGACCGCTGCTGAATTGCGCAAGGCGGTGACCTCTCCCGGCGGCACGACGGAAGCGGGCCTCAATGTGTTGATGGCGGATGAACGCCTTCACCGTCTGATCGCCGAGGCCGTAGAGGCGGCCTATGACCGAGCTCAAGAATTGTCGAGCTGAGTGATGGCCGAGGGGACGTTGCTCGTTCGGCATCCCGTCTACGGCGCGCATGAAACGCCCGAAGGACACCCCGAGCAACAAGCGCGCTACACCGTCCTCGAGGCGTTGTTCGACGCGAAGGATTTTCCCGCGGCCGATCAGTTGGAGGCCCCTCTGGCCACGCCTGAAACAATCGGGCTTGCCCATCAATCGGCCTATATCGACGCCGTGATCGGTGAACAGGCGTCCCCCCGGCTCCGCGCCCTCGATCCGGACACCTGGATGGGCCCCCATTCGCGGGAGGCCGCGTTGCGGGCGGCGGGGGGCGCCGTCGCTGCGGTCGACGCGGTCTGCGAAGGACGGGCGCGTAATGCCTTTGTCCCCTGTCGACCGCCGGGGCATCACAGTGTCCCCGACAGCGCTATGGGGTTTTGTCTCTTTAACAATGCCGCCATCGCGGCCCTTCACGCCCGCCACGCCCATGGCCATCGTGGATTTCGATGTCCATCACGGCAATGGCACCCAAGCGATCTTCGAGAACGATCCCGATGCTTTTTTCGCCTCATCCCATGAATGGCCGCAATATCCAGGGACCGGTCGCGTCACCGACCGAGGGGCGTTCGGCCAATGCCACAACGCGCCCCTCGAGTCAGGGACGGGCGGGCGAGCGTTTCGGCGGGTGTGGGGAGAGCGGTTGCTGCCGGCCCTTCGGGACTTTGCGCCGGAGATGGTCGTTATCTCTGCGGGGTTCGATGCTCACCGTGAAGACCCCTTGGGCGGTCTTGATCTCACCGAAGACGATTTTGCGTGGGTGACCACCGAAATCGCGGCCGTGGCCGCCGAGACCGCTGGCGGCAGGGTCGTCTCGGTTCTGGAAGGCGGCTATGCCCTCGACGCTTTGGCCCGTTCTGTTGCAGCGCATGTCGAGGCCCTCGCCAACGCCGCCGCACACCGCTAGGGCGATGCAATGGCGGGTAAAATCGTAACCGTGCGGCACGGGCGGCCGAATGTGGATCGCAATGTGCGTATCTCGGCACGGGAATATGGTGAGTGGTGGGCGAATTACGATCTGGCGGGCTTGGCCCCAGATCAGTCCCCGCCCGACGATTTGTTGGCCATCGCCGCAGAGTGCGATGTGATCATCTGCTCCACCATGCCGCGGGCGATCGAGACCGCCGCCTCCCTTGTCCAGGATGCCCGGATCGTGCCCCAGGATGCGATCTTTGTCGAAGCGCCCTTGCCGCCGCCGCCGATCCCGTTTCTGAAGCTGTCACCGACCAATTGGGGCCGCGTCAGCCGCGTCTTCTGGTTCCTTGGCTATGCGCCGAAGGGGACGGAAAGCCACCGAGAGGCCCGCCGGCGGGTCAGGAAAGTTGCCCAACGGCTGATCGACTTTGCTGCCGAGGGCAATAATGTCCTGCTCGCCGCCCATGGCTATCTAAACTGGATGGTCGATGGCGCGATGAAACGCCGAAACTGGCGGCGTCTGTGCCATGTCGGCGACAATCATTATTGGTCGTACCGAATCTATCGCCTCCACAAGGCGTCCGCTGACCACCATGAGGAAAAGAGGAGGGTGGCCGATCCCGCCCCTGCTGCTGAATGACCCAAGACGTAACGACCATGAGTTTCGAAAGTGCCCTGAGTGAACTCGAAGGGATCATCGAGCGGCTCGAAACCGGCGATGTCCCTTTGGAGGAGTCGATCAATCTCTATGAGCGGGGGGCGGCGTTGAAAGCGCATTGCGACAAAAAGCTCAAATCAGCCCGAGAGAAGATCGAGAAAATCGTCCTCGACCCAGAGGGAAAACCGACGGCCGAAGCCGCATCCTTCGATTGACGCCTCGGGATCGTCGTCACAAAACCGCCGTTTTGCCCGAATGAGTGGCAAGACAGCGCGCTTTACCGACTTGCTTTCCGGGCGGTTCGGAAAACATAGTCAGGATTACGTTGGGAGACATTATGCCTGTCG
This window harbors:
- a CDS encoding sterol desaturase family protein, coding for MIPDKVSLDLALFLPIYGWLLLIIWARYVFMAGIVHKSLWRPDATVRTGSALTGRAPGAAAMWREAKTSIGVSLIYALPAAVLFFLFEQGGTALTREIGGLGDLFWQPVALILYLVLHDTYFYWTHRAMHHPRLYKATHHTHHMSKQPTAWASFCFSPAEALIGAVIVPALAFVIPIHVATFLLLLSLMTFSAVMNHAGVEVWPRRFLDGPIGRHLITARHHNLHHTKFQRNFGLYFRWWDRLMGTDSLEGDPVSEAGRDKMAVRVPANAPL
- a CDS encoding ribose-phosphate pyrophosphokinase is translated as MKILAGNATPDLAEAIGKTLDVPLAQALVKSFNDGEVRVEIGENVRGEDVFVVQSTSEPANKHLMELLIMIDALSRASASRITAVIPYFGYARQDRKAGPRTPISAKLVANLITTAGADRVLTVDLHAGQLQGFFDIPTDNLYAVTVMEDEIRQTFGPDLSDLCVVSPDVGGVVRARTLARRLGDVDLAIVDKRRLAPGEAEVMNIIGEVDGRHCIMFDDIVDSGGTLVNAADALTKQGAASVSAYVSHGVLSGEAVARINKATNLHRLVVTDSIGNQARKAQSEKIKTISVARLLAEAIRRIANEESVSSLFE
- a CDS encoding polyphenol oxidase family protein, with amino-acid sequence MTDPLPFVRSDRLKDRPHGFFGREGGVSTPPFDRLNTGYGSGDREDAVQSNRERVRSALGATALVTLKQTHSAKAVFVPTAPAPDAPVREGDALVSDCPGLAVGVLAADCLPLLLAAPGTGLVAAIHAGWRGSLAGIIGAAIDVMAEKGAVRERIVGAIGPCLRAPAFEAGQDLADLVLAADPKAARHLVPRAVSGKYTYDHVGFALDRLADAGVVTAQIDIVGACTLTHADRWFSYRAAQQAGQAQFGRNMSAIVAGRT
- a CDS encoding class I SAM-dependent methyltransferase yields the protein MTPTPLAPLLAKRIDKEGPLSVGAYMAEALGHPEFGYYMTRDPLGAEGDFTTAPEISQLFGEMIGGFLLASWAAMAAPRPVTLAEFGPGRGTLMADMLRVAKLRPDFLEAAEAVLLETSPVLRSRQRETLSSPPLPLRWIEDAAALPSGPLLLIANEFFDCLPIRQFVRAGTGPLFRERLVTTGEMPGQLAYCLSEETYSPPPGAAAHGPPEEIVETCAPAHALIEVLIPRLTAAPGLVLIIDYGAGRRGSGDTFQAVKNHQFHHPLALPGEADLTAHVNFAALADTARRGGLGVYGPISQSRFLTALGLPARADQLAGANPAAKAAIAQQVERLVGQDQMGTLFQVLCLTSPGSPVPPGMA
- the lgt gene encoding prolipoprotein diacylglyceryl transferase, yielding MPYPNIDPVFFSLGPLQIRWYALAYIAGIVLGWMYLRHLLGKPQLWQGPKSRHPQPPIGNDQLDDVLFYVTLGIIFGGRLGFVLFYRPELLWAPWEPVLGFLPFPPALAIWQGGMSFHGGALGVAAATVYFARKEKVSPLALGDLFAAAAPIGLFFGRIANFINAELYGRPSDVPWAVTFPSHYDPLAEQWRYAADAVPRHPSQLYEAALEGLVLFVILRVAVTRFGLLRFPGATIALFLSGYGAARFFVEFFREPDTYDFAGPIGFLTRGMMLSLPMVLAGAWLFWWSTRHRGGASV
- a CDS encoding accessory factor UbiK family protein, coding for MQTKNPVLDGLAKAVSEAAGMADGVRREAETVMHSQLQRFLAENDLVTREEFEAVQEMAAKALDELETVKAELASLKSGA
- a CDS encoding YbjN domain-containing protein, with amino-acid sequence MSEFAIAEDPMSADPLDTVEIFCRRADMDAERIDDTELHISLSGSWREVGIWFGWRMDAQMLQIGAPLELKVPEARRDEVCRLLTLVNERLWLGHFDLDGEIGLIYRNTTVLPIAQGLDDCQAEILVRAALDAFDRFFPAFNFVVWGGETADKAFSSAICETAGNA
- the proC gene encoding pyrroline-5-carboxylate reductase is translated as MTNKLSLLLVGAGNMGGALFTSWVEKGVLDPARSAISDPNPSDAVIALAEKAGIAINPEDDQPYEVCVLGIKPQLFGAVLPDLQFGGMNDALFISMAAGTSLGEIGKLLKGQAPNARLVRTMPNLPAAIGEGMSLLCAGEGVTDKDKAAATALMEAAGQVVWTKTEDDVDRLTGVSGSGPGFVLYVVEAFEAAAKAQGASDSDARLLAEQTIIGTALHLSRDGRTAAELRKAVTSPGGTTEAGLNVLMADERLHRLIAEAVEAAYDRAQELSS
- a CDS encoding histidine phosphatase family protein — encoded protein: MAGKIVTVRHGRPNVDRNVRISAREYGEWWANYDLAGLAPDQSPPDDLLAIAAECDVIICSTMPRAIETAASLVQDARIVPQDAIFVEAPLPPPPIPFLKLSPTNWGRVSRVFWFLGYAPKGTESHREARRRVRKVAQRLIDFAAEGNNVLLAAHGYLNWMVDGAMKRRNWRRLCHVGDNHYWSYRIYRLHKASADHHEEKRRVADPAPAAE
- a CDS encoding exodeoxyribonuclease VII small subunit, with translation MTQDVTTMSFESALSELEGIIERLETGDVPLEESINLYERGAALKAHCDKKLKSAREKIEKIVLDPEGKPTAEAASFD